The region AAAGATGGCTTATGCGAAAGCTCAAGAGTCTTCCTTGAAAGTGAAGTCCAGGTTTCCCAGACAGGTGTTCAGGTGAAACATTCATTATTTCATGTCTGGAACGGTTCCTTCTTTATAGTTTGGATGGGGTTAATCTTCCAGCTCTCCAAGAAAGCAAACCAACAGACCAGAATAGGAGCTTTTTAAAGCCCAGGAGACCTTGAGGTTCTCCTCTCAGCTATGCCCCCCGTCTTCTTCCATGGGGTTTAGGTCACTCATTGGAGACTCCTGGAGTAGAAAACGAAGCAACACTTGTATTCTGAGTTAAGTACCGGCTGTCAGTGGAGCCATTGGTTTTAGTAACCCATGATTGATGTCTTAGGATGGGTCTTGAACTCAACCAACTTTGGGTTTAGTCAAGAAACAGGTATTACTTTCCTTTCTTGGAGCCGTCTATTTTAAGGGCTGCTATAAATAGGTGAAATCCTGATTTCCAAGGCTGAGCTCAGAACGGCTTTCTCTTTTACACAACCTTTACTATAAATTGTTCGACAGGATTGCGGATTGTGTAAGCGTGTAACCCTGAGCTGATGTTCCCACACCCATCGGTTTAGCCCAACACGTTCGAGTCCGGGGTGAGGGAAGAGCAGGGTCCACTGTAGCCGAGCAAAGTATGCGCTGTTTGTTTGGGGAGAAACACCgtgcttaaaaaaatatttaaaaatagaccGCTATCATTTTGCAATAACCTTGAGCATTTCAAGAGAATTCCTTGTGGTTTCCGTAAACCACACGCTGTTTCCCCCCCAGgccctgagggagagggaggctgTTTGTTGCTAGACAATATTCAACGATAACCCCTTCTGGGCAGCAAATAGATGAGGAGGTTGTAAATCCTGATTAGATCAGGATTAGGTCAGAGAGCTTTTGCATAGTCATGCAAACTTGTTCTTCCAATTACCTGGAAGCTGTTTGCAAAGAGGACCATAAACCAGCAATGGCTGGTATTTATTTGGCCGCTATGGTATACCGTAAACACAGCAGACATCTGTGCCAGCTACTTCCCTCAACCGGAGCCCACTCCGGTGGCACTAAAGCCAATTGCTGGCACTCTGGGCAAGTCCTTGCCCCTCCTGGTGGGTCTTCCTTCTGCAGGGAGCTGATGCCATCTCAGCCAAGGACAAGGAGAACTGTCCTGGCCATGGTTTGTACCCACAACAAacacgggtgggggggggagcaatgGCTCTTCTCTTAAGGGCAGCGGTTGGCTAACCCCCTCCTGGGTGGGCTTTCCCCTCCTCCGCCTCTCCTTTATCATCAGAAAAGATTGCGACAGAAATGTCTTATGCAAAATAACACAAACAGGAAacgtgggggtttttttttttgttcttctttgccTCTCCTATAAGCCAGCAAAAGTCTCTTTAGCACGGCAGGGCAGCCTCTCTCCCAGGCGGGCTTTGTGGGGGATCCTCTTGCCTTCAGTTTCCTTGGCAGGGGAGAGGCAGGCTCAGTGGGCGGAGAAGGAGAGCTTGGACacggtaagagagagagagagagagacgatctTGGGGGGGTGCTCCGAGGCTCAGGACTGGTGGTTGTTGTGTCGTAATTCTCTTCTTCTTCAAGGTAGCCTTTCCGCCCtgcttcccttgttttatttctcCTCGCAGCGTCTCGTAGGAAAGATTAGTTTcttaaccctttttttttttaaacataactcCTGGGCTTTTGCTGTGGGCGCCCTTCTTGGGTACAAATGGATGCTTCATTGAGTGCTCCTAGTAGGAAAAGGGATGGAAGGGTAGAGTAGTGAATTAGGGAAGTAGCAAATTTCCTGGTGATGATGATTTGCTAAAATTGTCTGGCCGTCAAGTGACTGAGTTGCTTGGATTGAGTAGCGCCTGGGCTGTTGTTATCTACTGGGGAGGCGCCTTACATTGAGTAGGGATCTGGACTCGGTCACCTAAATCAGGGACCTCcaaacttgtggatttcaactctcagaattgattccccatgctggctgtggaagtcttaaagttggcgaGTCCGGAGGCCCTTGAAAAAATGATCAACTTTAGTGCACGATTCCCTTGTTCTCTTTTTACCTGCCCGTGAATGTCTCCCGAGGAAGGTGATTTTGACCAAGCCTTGACTTAACCAAGATCTGCTCCTGCAGCTGTTCTCCGGAGGCGCTGTCCCGTTGAGCGACCACCATGTCGATGTATCTGAAACACTTCACGGTGGTGGGAGACGACACTGCCCAGTGGAACAACGACTACaagaaatggaaggaggaagagaccgaagaggaaggagaagggaagccgCCGGAGGTCACGGTTAAAGTTGAATCGGCGCCCAGGCGCCCAACCTTCCGAGAGGTTATGAAAAGGCTCTTCGAATCCCACAAGTTCCAGGTATGGATGCGGGAAGCTTCAGGCGCCTGCCGCCCCTGGGCTCTCTTATCCGAGTTCAGGGTCCCCCAAGCCCAGGACGATACGGATAATCCTGGGTACCACCTTGTCGCTTGGTTGATACATATGCTGGGTTCCTCCATGTGGTCTTAATCATGGGTTGTTGGTCCATCTTCACTTGCTCAGAATTGCACTGTCAGTCACTGACCGTAATGTCCAAATCCCAGGTATGGTTTGTGCCACATCTTTGGCCAACACCAAAGAAATGACTTCCTGCTATAACTAGCATTGTGAACTTAGCCAGTCCTGGTTTATTTAGCAAACCACAGGAGTAAACCATGGCATTCCGTGGTTCTGCGCACATTTTCTAGCGAGTTAATCATCGTGGGGGTGCtttctgctttctgagcttggtggattTCTTGTAGTTGTttcgttaccaaactaggtaacatcatcaaaagagccgaggtggcgcagtggttagagtgctgtacttcagccacttcagctgactgttatctgcagtttggcggttcaaatctcaccggctcagggttgactcagccttccatccttccgaggtgggtgaaatgaggacccggattattgttgggggcgatatgctgactctgtaaaccctatgaaagccctatgaagcggtatataagtctaactgctattgctattgctatcagtgcgggtagggagtggggtttggtctCATTTCATACACAAGTGGTTTGCCCTATCAGTTTAGGTGGGAGTGAGGTTGCTAGTTCCTTGAGTGGGCTCTCGCTTATTGTTAGCTGGTTCATTGGAGTTGGGAGACCATTCCTGGTTTTCCAATCAGGTGGCCAATGCTTTAACCTGGGCCccttttaaggtgtgtggacttcatgctggctgaggaattctgggagttgaagcccacacattttaaagtggacgaggttgagaaacactattttcCACTATCactattcattttgtttttcaatcCTTGTTTTGGGAAAAAAGAGTTAAGAAATGCTAAAATGGGATGGTCCCAATTGTTCTCCCCTTCCCCTGCAGTTAACGTGTCGGGCTGCAGTTATTtttactgttatagagactaacctgattttgcatttaataatggcagcaagactgttggtggcgcaatactggaagaaggaagatttgcctactattcaagaatggatattaaaagtaacaaacttagcagagatggctgaaatatcagcatatctcaaagaccactcaaatgagagatataaattggagtggagaagatggattgactatattcaaaataaatacgggactaagaaattccagatagttttatgactgaagaagcaaggaatgatataatctgtttagtgTTAGCCTAACAAGAGGAGTCAATCCTTGTTTTGGGAAAAGAATTAAGAAATGCTGAAATGGGATGGTCCCAATTGTTCTCCCGTTCCCCTGCAGTTAACGTCTTGGGCTGCAGTTATTtttactgttatagagactaacctgattttgcatttaataatggcagcaagactgttggtggcgcaatactggaagaaggaagatttgcctactattcaagaatggatattaaaagtaacaaacttagcagagatggctgaaatatcagcatatctcaaagaccactcaaatgagagatataaattggagtggagaagatggattgactatattcaaaataaatacgggactaagaaattccagatagttttatgactgaagaagcaaggaatgatataatctgtttagtgTTAGCCTAacaagaggagttaaagctcaaatgaaagatgatactaacttttttaaagtttattttagaacatctttgttaaagatttataccctgtattggttctgggaagtcgggggggggggggaaggttggggggtggaggtaaatatttgtaaaagcctttttttccccaaaaattttcaattaaaaaaaaaagatgtgtggacttcatgctggctgaggaattctgggagttgaagcccacacattttaaagtggccgaggttgagaaacactatttttCACTATcactattcattttttttcaatccctGTTCTGGGAAAAGAATTAAGAAATGCTGAAATGGGATGGTCCCAATTGTTCTCCCCTTCCCCTGCACTTAACGTGTCGGGCTGCAGTTATTTTTTTGCTGCCTACGTATACGGGAATCGACCTCAAAATCTGCTGAGGGACTTCCAAGgacattttatcatttttaccTGAGTGcttccccctttttcctcctaGATCGTGGTGGTTTGCCTGGTGATCCTGGATGCTGTGTTGGTGCTGGGAGAGCTGCTTCTGGATCTGAAGATCATTCACCCGGACAAAGAGGAGATCGCACCAAGGGtgagaaaaaaaatgggtggaGAGGAGACTCTCTGGGCAGGAGGTGACTTAGGATCATCCAGAAAGTTGTGGTGGGAACGTGACCCCGTCAAAAtcgcgctcaactaaaccgcgccctattaaaccgcgtcgctgatgtcatcaacagggcgacaacagccagcgcggagaaagttaggtttagggttaggtttagggttaggtttagggttaggtttagggttaggtttagggttaggtttaggggggttaggtttaggggttaattttaggtttagggtttacagcgtgcttctgtctccgcgctgttgttgccctgttgatgacatcaccaacgcggtttagtcgagcgcggttttgtgggtgaactgGTCGGAACCCTGTCCGGGGCCTCTATTTTGGAAAAAGCAAAAGGAGGGCAATTTTGAACCCTTCGTGCAAAAATAAGCTTGGGTccagagagctgaggtggtgcagtggttggagtgcagtactgcaggctgcttcggCTGGctactagctgcagttcggcaattcaaatctcaccggctcaaggttaactcagccttccgtccttctgaagtgggtaaaatgaggacccggattgttgggggcaagaggctgtgagcctgttcccagtgcgcgcatgcgcagagctgccagaaggcaagaacagttaagacaaaaggggcgactcgggagtaaggcttggcccctcccataagacgtaaaggaggagcaaaggcacgtgatcctttgcaggaagcaactttgttcattctggtcttTGGCAGAGTTTTGAGGGAGATAAAGATGGGTGCTTATcggccttatcccgaaagactttggcagacttctgttggaccctttacaaactatttgtgactcatcaAGGGCTGCGAATGAACACaattcacagccattgaaataaaaagagggttttggggactaagagtGTGCTTTATACTGTCtcgggaagtctaggtcagaaaaagtaataataatttttaaaaaggtgaagAGCAATTGTCTTGTGCCTTGTGCTCTCTCCAAACTCCCCCGTTGTATCCTGGGCGGCTTTGTCAACCGACCTGTGGCTCCTTCCGTGTTCCCCCAGGTCCTCCACTACCTGAGCCTTTccatcctctccctcttcctggtGGAACTCAGCCTCAAGCTCTTCGCCTACCGCCTGGAGTTCTTCCACCACAAGTTCGAAGTCTTGGACgccgtggtggtggtggtctcCTTCATCCTGGACATCGTGGTCATCTCCCAGGAGCATCAGTTTGAAGCGCTCGGCCTGCTGATTCTGCTCCGGCTGTGGCGGGTGGCCAGGATCATCAACGGTACGTCCGGAAAGCAGGACGGTTTGAAGGGCAACGTTGGGTCTTTAAACTCTTTGTGTCTGGTTTCATCCAAGAACGATTGAAAGGCTTGAGTGGGAGTTTTCTCCTCCTTTTGGGGTTGGCTAAACTCCTGGCTCCCTGACCTAAAGATGGAGACTTTTGGCCGCTTCTTGGGCAACCTGATCCCGAGTGTTTCCATCCCgtttttctctttctgatttCTGCCTTCTTCTCTCCTGTCCATCATATCCTTTCTCTCAAGACTGTCTTTACAGAACGCCTCCTGCTTTGCCAAAGCCAATCGGTTCAATGGGTGGGCTTTCAGACCCCCCCAAGTaacaataacaagagttggaaggcaccttggaggtcttctagtccaaccccagctcTAGCAGCAGCAAACCCCAGACCGTGTCCgagaaatgactgtccaatctcttcttaaaaatctccagtgttggaacacctacaacttctgctcgtgagctgttccactgattaattggcgcagtggttagggtgcagaactgcaggccacttcagctgactgctatctgcagttcagcggttcaaatctcaccggctcaaggttgactcagccttccatccttccgaggtgggtgaaatgagaacccagactgtgggggcgatatgctgactctgtaaaccgcttagagagggctgaaagccctatgaagtggcatataagtctaactgctattgctattgttttcgcCGCCAGGAAATTTCCCTAttggttctagattggttctctcctcgGTTAGTTTCCATCTTTTTTGAGAATTTGATCATAGCACTGGAAAGTTTTGAGTTAGCCTCCAGGTTTTGTCCATGTTTATACAACCCGAGCCCTTTTCTGTCATGGCTTCCTAAGCGGGATGTTTGCTGTAAATATGTCGGGCAGTGCTAATTTTCAAGTGGCCGATAGTTTTTGTGAGCTGCCTTGTCCTTCGATCCCATCTGCAGGAATAATCTTATCCGTGAAGACCCGCACGGAACAGCACATCTCCAAGCTGAAGCAAGCCAATCTGCAGCTGAGTAGCAAAGTCCAGCAGCTGGAAAGCAGCTGTGCTGAGAAGGTAAGTTTTTAAGGCCTTCAAGGGGGTCCCAGCAG is a window of Thamnophis elegans isolate rThaEle1 chromosome 13, rThaEle1.pri, whole genome shotgun sequence DNA encoding:
- the HVCN1 gene encoding voltage-gated hydrogen channel 1 encodes the protein MSMYLKHFTVVGDDTAQWNNDYKKWKEEETEEEGEGKPPEVTVKVESAPRRPTFREVMKRLFESHKFQIVVVCLVILDAVLVLGELLLDLKIIHPDKEEIAPRVLHYLSLSILSLFLVELSLKLFAYRLEFFHHKFEVLDAVVVVVSFILDIVVISQEHQFEALGLLILLRLWRVARIINGIILSVKTRTEQHISKLKQANLQLSSKVQQLESSCAEKEIEIERLNNLMKQHGLLNQAK